GGTAAAGTTTTCGGACACTTGAAAGAATTCTTTAAACCAGAACCTTAAGGAGCAGTAACGGCATGAAAGCAATTCTGGCCCTGGCCGATGGCCGGGTCTTTTACGGCAATGCCCTCGGCGCCCCCGGCGAGGTTGCCGGCGAGGTGGTTTTCAATACCAGCATGACCGGTTATCAGGAAATTCTCACCGATCCTTCCTACGCCGGGGAAATTGTCACCATGACCTATCCCCTGATCGGTAACTACGGAATCAACCTCGAGGACGTGGAATCGGTACGCCCTTTCCTTTCCGGGTTCGTGGTGAAGGAGGCGAGCGACTTCCCCTCCAACTGGCGATCGCAGATGAGCCTTGACGCTTACCTCAAGGAGAACGGCATCGTCGGCATCCAGGGGATCGACACCCGTGCCCTGGTCCGGCATATCCGCGACAAAGGTGCGCAGACCGGGATCATCTCTTCCCTCGACCTCGATCCGCAGAGCCTGGTGGAAAAGGCTCGCAAGGCCCCGTCGATCGTCGGCCGTGACCTGGTACGGGAAGTGACTTGCCGGCAGCCTTACCACTGGACGGAAGGCCCCTGGAATCTCGGAGAGGGGTATCAGCCGTCGAAGGAAGCACCGCGCTTCAAGGTGGTGGCGTACGATTTCGGCATCAAGCGCAACATTCTGCGCAACCTGGTCGCTTCCGGTTGCGACGTTACAGTGGTTCCCGCCGATACCCCGGCCGAAGAGGTGCTGGCGATGAATCCGGATGGTGTTTTCCTCAGCAATGGCCCCGGCGACCCGGAACCGATTGTCTACGCCCAGGAAAATATCCGCAAAATTCTTGGCAACAAGCCTATTTTCGGCATCTGCCTCGGCCACCAGCTTCTCTCCATCGCCCTCGGCGGCAAGACTTACAAGCTCAAGTTCGGCCATCGCGGCGGCAACCAGCCGGTGCGGCGCGGCGAGGGCCATGAGGTGGAGATTACCGCCCAGAACCACGGCTTTGCCGTCGATGCCGACTCGATCCGGGATGCGGGGGTCATCTCGCATATCAACCTTAACGACAACACCGTAGAGGGTCTGACTCACAAGAAATTGCCAGCATTCTCCGTGCAGTATCATCCCGAGGCTTCCCCCGGACCGCACGACGCCCGCTATCTCTTCGAGCGGTTTATCGAGATGATGGAAAAAGAAAACTCGGCAAAGGGCGAAGGGCAAAAGGCGAAGGGCTGATCAAGTGCCAAGCTTTTTAATCCTCAGGTCTTTCACCCTCAGCCATTAGCCCTTAGCCTTTTGCCAGGAATTACGATGCCTAAAAGAACCGATATAAAAAAAATCCTGATCATCGGCGCCGGCCCGATCGTTATCGGCCAGGCCTGCGAGTTCGACTATTCCGGTACCCAGGCCTGCAAGGCCCTGAAGGAGGAGGGTTACACGGTCATCCTTCTCAACTCCAACCCGGCGACCATCATGACCGATCCGGACTTCGCCGACCGCACCTATGTCGAGCCGGTGACCCCTGAGGTGCTGGCGAAGATCATCGAGAAGGAGCGCCCCGATGCGCTCCTCCCCACGCTGGGCGGGCAGACTGCTCTCAATACGGCGGTGGCGGTGGCGAAGAACGGAACGCTGGAGAAGTACGGCGTCGAGCTGATCGGCGCCAAGCTGCCGGCCATCGAGAAAGCCGAGGACCGTACCCTGTTCAAGCAAGCAATGGAAAAGATCGGCGTTGCTGTTCCCCGCAGCGGCCTGGCACACAACTATCAGGAGGCCATGGAGGTTGTCGAGCACGTTGGCTTCCCGGCAATCATTCGTCCCTCCTTTACGCTCGGCGGAACCGGCGGCGGCATTGCCTACAACCGCGAAGAGTATGAGACCATGGCCGTGGCCGGCATCGATGCCTCGCCGACCAGCGAAATCCTGGTTGAGGAGTCGGTGATCGGCTGGAAGGAGTTTGAGCTGGAGGTGATGCGCGACCTGGCCGACAACGTCGTCATCATCTGCTCCATCGAGAACTTCGACCCGATGGGAGTTCACACGGGGGATTCGATCACCGTCGCTCCTGCCCAGACCCTTACCGACAAGGAATACCAGCTGCTGCGTGATGCGGCCATCAAGATCATCCGTGAGATCGGCGTCGAGACGGGCGGCTCCAACATCCAGTTCGGCATCAACCCGAATGACGGCCGCATGGTGGTCATCGAGATGAATCCGCGCGTCTCCCGCTCCTCGGCGCTCGCGTCCAAGGCGACCGGTTTCCCTATCGCCAAGATTGCCGCCAAACTCTCGGTCGGCTACACCCTCGATGAGATTCCGAACGACATCACCCGGGAGACCTTCGCCTCCTTCGAACCGACCATCGACTACGTGGTAACCAAGGTCCCCCGTTTCACTTTCGAGAAGTTCCCCCAGGCCGACGCCACCCTGACCACCCAGATGAAATCGGTGGGGGAGGTCATGGCCATCGGTCGTACCTTCAAGGAAAGCCTGCAGAAGGCACTGCGTTCTCTGGAGATCGGCTCGCACGGTTTCGAGAGCCGTCTTTTTACCTCACCGGGCGAGTATCGGCGCGCTCTGACCGAAGGGGAACTCGATACGCTGCGGGCCAAGCTGCGGATTCCCAACTGGGAGCGCATGTGGTACCTGGCCGATGCCATGCGGGCCGGCTTCTCTCTGGATGAGCTCTTCGCGCTGACCTATATCGATCGATGGTTTCTGCACAACATCCGGCAGATTATCGACATGGAAGAGCGCCTGGTAGCGGCTGCGCCGCTGGTGGCCAAGGACGGGCCGGAGTTCCGTGACCTGCTGCGCGAGGCGAAGCAAACCGGTTTCGCCGACAAACGTCTGTCCGTCCTCTGGGGAATCACCGAGGCGGATGTGCGGAAGCTGCGCCACGACCTCGCGATCCGTCCGGTCTACAAGCGGGTCGACACCTGTGGCGCCGAGTTCGAGGCTTATACTCCGTATCTCTATTCGACCTACGAATCGGAATGCGAGGCCTCTCCCACCGACCGGAAAAAGATCATGATCCTGGGTGGTGGCCCCAACCGCATCGGCCAGGGGATCGAGTTCGATTACTGCTGCGTGCACGGCGTATTCGCTCTGGCCCAGGACGGGTTCGAGACGATCATGGTCAACTGCAATCCGGAGACGGTCTCCACCGACTATGACACCTCGGACCGGCTCTATTTCGAGCCGTTGACCTTCGAAGACGTCCTGGAAATAGTCGAGATCGAGAAACCGGTCGGCGTCATCGTCCAGTTCGGCGGACAGACCCCGCTGAAGCTGGCGGTGGCGCTGGAGAAGGCCGGGGTGCCGATCATCGGCACGTCGCCGGATGCCATCGACCGGGCTGAAGATCGGGAGCGTTTTCAGGCTCTTTTGCACAAGCTCGACCTGAAGCAGCCCGAAAATGGCATCGCCCGCTCTTTCGAGGAAGCGGAAAAAGTCGCAGACCGCATTGGCTACCCGGTCGTGGTTCGCCCCTCCTACGTTCTGGGCGGCCGGGCGATGGAAATCGTCTACGAGGTGGAACAGCTGCGCAACTACATGAAGTACGCGGTCGCTGCCTCACCGGAGCATCCGATCCTCGTCGACAAGTTCCTCGACGAGGCGACCGAAGTCGACGTCGATGCCCTTTGCGATGGCCGCGAGGTGGTAATCGGCGGGATCATGCAGCATATCGAGGAGGCGGGAATTCACTCCGGCGACTCGGCCTGTTCTCTGCCTCCCTATTCACTGGCAGCGGACGTGGTCGACGAAATCCGCCGGCAGACGGTAGCGCTGGCTTTGGAGCTGGGAGTCGTCGGCCTGATGAACATCCAATATGCGGTCAAGGATGGTACCGTCTATCTGCTCGAAGTCAACCCCCGGGCCAGCCGGACTGTCCCCTTTGTCTCCAAGGCGACCGGCCGGCCGCTGGCCAAGATCGCCGCCCGGGTTATGTCTGGCCGCTCTTTGGCAGAGCTGGGGGTCGCCGGCGAAATCATCCCGAAGCATATCTCGGTCAAGGAATCGGTTTTCCCTTTCGTCAAATTCCCCGGGGTCGACACCCTGCTCGGCCCGGAGATGAAGTCGACGGGAGAGGTGATGGGGATCGACTTCGATTTCGGCCACGCCTTCGCAAAGGCACAGCTCGGCGCCAATGTCAGAATGCCGTTGGCCGGCACGGTCTTCATCAGCGTCAAGGATTCCGACAAGAAGTACATCGTCGAACCGGCGCGCAAGCTTGTCGAGGCTGGCTTCGAAATCGTCGCTACGCATGGCACGGCCTCTTTCCTCACGGAAAGAGGGGTGCCGACCAAGCCGATCAACAAGGTCAAGGAGGGACGGCCCCACTGCGTCGACGCCATCAAGAGCCACGAGATCGCCATGGTATTCAATACCACCTTCGGCGCCCAGTCTGTAGCCGACTCCTACTCCATCCGGCGCTCGGCCCTGATGAACAACGTGGCCTACTTCACAACGGTGGCTGGCATGAAGGCCGCCGTGGATGGAATTCTGGCCATGCGGCGCGAAACTCTTGACGTCACTCCGCTTCAAGAGTATTATCCCCAATAATGACTCCTGCCCCGGGCCGGATCGGCCTTCAGGCGAGAGTCATTTTAAATGTGGCACCATTCGGGCGGGGCAACCCGCCCGCTTATTTTACGCTTGACGAGGAAAGAGAACAGATGTCCCAATCGATTCCCATGACCCGAGAAGGGTATCAGCGTCTGCAGGATGAGTTGAAAAAACTGATTCGAGTCGACCGTCCGCAAGTGGTTTTGGCCATCGCCGAGGCCCGTGGCCATGGTGACCTGTCGGAAAACGCCGAATACGACGCGGCCAAAGAGCGTCAGGCCTTCATTGAGGGGCGGATCAAGGAACTCAACGACAAAATTGCCCGCGCCCAGGTCATCAACCCCGCCGAACTTGACATGGACAAGGTGGTTTTCGGTGCTACCGTGACCCTGTTTGATGTCGATTCCGGCAGCGAAGTGACCTACCAGATCGTCGGTGAGGACGAAGCCGAGATCAAGGCTGGCAAAATTTCCGTCAATTCGCCTGTCGGCAAGGCTCTGATCGGCCACCGGCTCGACGATGAAGTGCGGATCAAGGTCCCTTCAGGTCTCAGAATCTACGAAGTCATCGACATCAAATACGAATAAGGCGATTTTAAAATTTAAGTTTCAGCAAACCTATAACCAGCCCCCTGAAGCCTCACACGTTAGTTATTCGAGGGAATCCATGACCGAAAAAATTACGAAGAACATGACCTTTCACCAGGTGTTGCAGATGAGTCCCGAGGTCCCCAAGGTTCTCGGCAAATACAACCTCGGCTGTATTGGGTGCATGGGTGCGATGAAGGAAACCCTTGAGCAGGGGGCCATTGCACACGGACTCGACGTCAACGAAATCCTCCGGGATCTCAACGCTATTTTTGCCAAATAAAGGGGAGGGGAGATGCCCCTGACCCCTGCCTGTCAATGCCGCAAGGAAGTCCTCGCCACCCCCCTCGAGAGAATTCGGGGGGTCGGTCCCCGCATCGTCCAGCAGCTTGCCAAAATGGGCATCTTCACCATTGAGGATGTCCTCTACACGCTCCCCTTTCGCTACGAAGACCGCCGCCAGATTCGCAGGATCGCCCACCTCCGGGAGGGCGCCCGGGAAGTTTTCTGCGGTGAAATCCTCGCCGCCGGCGAAGCCCAGACCGCCCGCAGCCGGAAAAGACTCTACGAGGTCATCGTCGGCGACGGCACCGGGCAGGTCGTTCTCAAGTGGTTTCACTACCGCCGGGAATGGATGCTGCAGCGCTTTGTCATCGGCCGCCGGGTGTTCGTCACCGGGGAGGTGAAGCGTTTCGGCACGCTGCGTGAAGTTCATCATCCCGATATCGAACTGCTCACGCCGGAGCGCTCCCTCGAAGACTTCATCGCAGCCGACCCGCTGAGCTTCGGCCGCATTCTCCCCGTTTATCCTCTGACCGAAGGTCTGCACCAGAAGAGCGTGCGCAAAATCTGGAAGGAGGTCGTCGACCGCTACGCCGAGTACGTGGTTTCGTCGCTGCCGCCGGAGATTCTCCAGCGCCACGGACTGCTTCCCCTTGGCGAGGCACTGCGGCGGGTGCACTGGCCTCCCGGCGAGGCGGCGCTACAAGAGCTGGAAGAGGGGAGGGACGCGGCCCGGCGCACGCTGGTCTATGACGAATTCTTCTTTCTGGAGCTCGGTCTCGCCCTCAAGAGGCGCGGCGTGGTGCTGGAGGAAGGCATCCCCTTCCAGGTCACCCACCGCTACACCAGGCCGCTGGCGGCACTGCTGCCGTACCGGCTGACGGAGGCCCAGCGCCGGGTGCT
This region of Desulfuromonadales bacterium genomic DNA includes:
- the carB gene encoding carbamoyl-phosphate synthase large subunit; amino-acid sequence: MPKRTDIKKILIIGAGPIVIGQACEFDYSGTQACKALKEEGYTVILLNSNPATIMTDPDFADRTYVEPVTPEVLAKIIEKERPDALLPTLGGQTALNTAVAVAKNGTLEKYGVELIGAKLPAIEKAEDRTLFKQAMEKIGVAVPRSGLAHNYQEAMEVVEHVGFPAIIRPSFTLGGTGGGIAYNREEYETMAVAGIDASPTSEILVEESVIGWKEFELEVMRDLADNVVIICSIENFDPMGVHTGDSITVAPAQTLTDKEYQLLRDAAIKIIREIGVETGGSNIQFGINPNDGRMVVIEMNPRVSRSSALASKATGFPIAKIAAKLSVGYTLDEIPNDITRETFASFEPTIDYVVTKVPRFTFEKFPQADATLTTQMKSVGEVMAIGRTFKESLQKALRSLEIGSHGFESRLFTSPGEYRRALTEGELDTLRAKLRIPNWERMWYLADAMRAGFSLDELFALTYIDRWFLHNIRQIIDMEERLVAAAPLVAKDGPEFRDLLREAKQTGFADKRLSVLWGITEADVRKLRHDLAIRPVYKRVDTCGAEFEAYTPYLYSTYESECEASPTDRKKIMILGGGPNRIGQGIEFDYCCVHGVFALAQDGFETIMVNCNPETVSTDYDTSDRLYFEPLTFEDVLEIVEIEKPVGVIVQFGGQTPLKLAVALEKAGVPIIGTSPDAIDRAEDRERFQALLHKLDLKQPENGIARSFEEAEKVADRIGYPVVVRPSYVLGGRAMEIVYEVEQLRNYMKYAVAASPEHPILVDKFLDEATEVDVDALCDGREVVIGGIMQHIEEAGIHSGDSACSLPPYSLAADVVDEIRRQTVALALELGVVGLMNIQYAVKDGTVYLLEVNPRASRTVPFVSKATGRPLAKIAARVMSGRSLAELGVAGEIIPKHISVKESVFPFVKFPGVDTLLGPEMKSTGEVMGIDFDFGHAFAKAQLGANVRMPLAGTVFISVKDSDKKYIVEPARKLVEAGFEIVATHGTASFLTERGVPTKPINKVKEGRPHCVDAIKSHEIAMVFNTTFGAQSVADSYSIRRSALMNNVAYFTTVAGMKAAVDGILAMRRETLDVTPLQEYYPQ
- the greA gene encoding transcription elongation factor GreA; translation: MSQSIPMTREGYQRLQDELKKLIRVDRPQVVLAIAEARGHGDLSENAEYDAAKERQAFIEGRIKELNDKIARAQVINPAELDMDKVVFGATVTLFDVDSGSEVTYQIVGEDEAEIKAGKISVNSPVGKALIGHRLDDEVRIKVPSGLRIYEVIDIKYE
- the carA gene encoding glutamine-hydrolyzing carbamoyl-phosphate synthase small subunit, giving the protein MKAILALADGRVFYGNALGAPGEVAGEVVFNTSMTGYQEILTDPSYAGEIVTMTYPLIGNYGINLEDVESVRPFLSGFVVKEASDFPSNWRSQMSLDAYLKENGIVGIQGIDTRALVRHIRDKGAQTGIISSLDLDPQSLVEKARKAPSIVGRDLVREVTCRQPYHWTEGPWNLGEGYQPSKEAPRFKVVAYDFGIKRNILRNLVASGCDVTVVPADTPAEEVLAMNPDGVFLSNGPGDPEPIVYAQENIRKILGNKPIFGICLGHQLLSIALGGKTYKLKFGHRGGNQPVRRGEGHEVEITAQNHGFAVDADSIRDAGVISHINLNDNTVEGLTHKKLPAFSVQYHPEASPGPHDARYLFERFIEMMEKENSAKGEGQKAKG
- a CDS encoding DUF1858 domain-containing protein; the protein is MTEKITKNMTFHQVLQMSPEVPKVLGKYNLGCIGCMGAMKETLEQGAIAHGLDVNEILRDLNAIFAK